In the Helianthus annuus cultivar XRQ/B chromosome 11, HanXRQr2.0-SUNRISE, whole genome shotgun sequence genome, one interval contains:
- the LOC110915099 gene encoding uncharacterized N-acetyltransferase p20: MNPSSPPTTITLRPFRLSDANDLLQFAGDEQVTRFLRWETLKTTDESLTFIKDKCIPHRWRRSICIDDRSIGFISTFYEDGHKADIGYGLAAKYWGRGIATEAVKMAVKQVLMEFPDIVRLQAFTDVENVGSQRVLEKAGFKLEGLLRKYTMIKGCVKDTLVFSLLSTDEI, translated from the coding sequence ATGAACCCTTCAtctccacccaccaccatcaccctccGCCCCTTCCGACTTTCCGACGCCAACGACCTCCTCCAGTTCGCAGGCGACGAGCAAGTAACACGCTTCCTCCGTTGGGAAACACTTAAAACAACAGATGAATCATTAACCTTCATCAAAGACAAATGCATACCACACCGTTGGCGCCGGTCAATATGCATAGACGACCGCTCTATCGGGTTCATATCAACTTTCTACGAAGATGGACACAAGGCGGATATCGGATATGGCTTGGCAGCCAAGTACTGGGGACGAGGGATCGCGACGGAGGCGGTGAAGATGGCCGTGAAGCAGGTGTTGATGGAGTTCCCAGATATTGTTAGGCTGCAGGCGTTTACTGATGTGGAGAATGTTGGGTCTCAGAGGGTGTTGGAGAAAGCTGGGTTTAAGTTGGAGGGGCTTTTGAGGAAATATACGATGATTAAAGGGTGTGTTAAGGATACTCTGGTTTTTAGTTTGTTATCCACTGATGAAATATAG
- the LOC110915097 gene encoding thiamine biosynthetic bifunctional enzyme TH1, chloroplastic: MAFFLSYSTPIAHHKICTVFSSKQGSRHAFDQFGSLTLKAMPEEMALIVTNGSSNNKIPHVLTMAGSDSGAGAGIQADLKTCAARGVFCSTVITAVTAQNTLGVQDVSVLPEESVAAQLKSVLSDMHVDVVKTGMLPSTAMVKILHDSLKQFPVQALVVDPVMVSTSGHVLAGSSILDTFRQDLLPMADIVTPNIKEASVLLGGVQLETVTDMRSAAKSLHDMGPRNVLVKGGDLPSSSDAVDIFFDGKDFYELRSPRIQTRNTHGTGCTMASCIAAELAKGSSMLSAVKVAKRYVETALEYGKGINIGNGPQGPFDHMFKLKRKNSSKLRLFEPSDLFLYAVTDSGMNKKWGHSITDAVKAAIEGGATIVQLREKDAETGEFLEAAKSCLEICRAHNIPLLINDRVDIALACDADGVHVGQSDMPVNTVRALLGPEKIIGVSCKTPEHALKAWADGADYIGSGGVFPTNTKANNRTIGLDGLKTVCLASKLPVVAIGGINLSNARSVMELGVVNLEGVAVVSALFDRECVAVETRKLHDLLTETVANVGSAVTEEV; encoded by the exons ATGGCCTTCTTCCTCTCCTACTCCACCCCCATTGCTCATCACAAG ATATGTACAGTATTCAGTTCGAAACAAGGTAGCAGACACGCATTTGACCAATTTGGCAGTTTGACTCTCAAGGCAATGCCAGAGGAGATGGCCTTAATCGTCACAAATGGGTCCAGTAACAATAAGATCCCGCATGTTCTGACCATGGCTGGCTCTGATTCAGGAGCTGGTGCAGGAATACAAGCCGATCTTAAAACTTGCGCTGCACGTGGAGTGTTTTGTTCTACTGTGATCACCGCTGTTACTGCACAGAATACCCTTGGGGTCCAG GATGTGAGCGTTCTTCCAGAGGAATCTGTTGCAGCACAGTTGAAGTCCGTACTGTCAGATATGCATGTTGATGTT GTGAAAACCGGCATGCTTCCATCAACAGCCATGGTGAAGATACTTCATGATAGTTTAAAACAGTTTCCAGTTCAAG CTTTAGTGGTTGATCCTGTCATGGTGTCTACTAGCGGACATGTGCTTGCTGGTTCTTCAATACTTGATACGTTTAG GCAAGATCTTCTTCCTATGGCTGACATTGTGACCCCGAATATAAAAGAGGCTTCTGTTTTACTTGGTGGCGTGCAGTTAGAAACAGTTACCGACATGCGCTCTGCAGCAAAATCTTTACATGATATGGGACCACG GAATGTTCTAGTCAAAGGTGGCGATCTCCCTTCTTCCTCAGATGCCGTAGACATTTTCTTTGATG GTAAAGATTTTTATGAGTTACGTTCACCACGGATACAGACTAGAAACACTCATGGAACGGGTTGCACCATGGCATCATGTATAGCGGCTGAGCTGGCAAAGGGTTCTTCAATGTTGTCAGCTGTTAAGGTAGCAAAACGATATGTCGAGACTGCACTGGAGTATGGAAAAGGCATTAATATTGGCAACGGGCCTCAGGGTCCTTTTGATCACATGTTTAAGCTTAAGAGGAAAAATTCAAGCAAGTTGCGACTGTTTGAACCGAGTGATCTCTTCTTATACGCTGTCACAGATTCAGGGATGAATAAAAAATGGGGTCATTCCATTACAGATGCGGTTAAAGCCGCCATTGAAGGAGGTGCCACCATTGTGCAGCTAAG GGAAAAAGATGCTGAAACAGGAGAGTTTCTAGAAGCAGCCAAATCATGTCTTGAAATTTGTCGTGCTCACAACATCCCCCTACTGATAAACGACAGAGTCGATATTGCACTAGCGTGTGATGCTGACGGGGTCCACGTTGGTCAATCAGACATGCCGGTCAACACAGTCCGGGCCCTTCTCGGACCTGAAAAAATCATCGGTGTATCATGCAAGACACCAGAACATGCTCTAAAAGCATGGGCGGATGGTGCTGATTACATAGGGTCAGGTGGCGTATTTCCAACCAACACAAAAGCAAATAACCGCACCATTGGTTTGGATGGTTTGAAAACTGTTTGTTTGGCTTCAAAGCTACCTGTGGTGGCTATTGGCGGCATAAATCTTTCAAATGCGAGATCTGTGATGGAACTTGGGGTGGTGAATCTTGAAGGAGTGGCGGTCGTTTCTGCATTGTTTGATCGGGAGTGTGTTGCGGTGGAGACAAGGAAACTGCATGATTTGTTGACGGAAACTGTTGCGAATGTAGGGTCTGCTGTAACAGAGGAAGTATGA
- the LOC110919443 gene encoding putative F-box/FBD/LRR-repeat protein At4g13965, whose translation MSKARMNVEDDRLSMLPDDLIYRILSHISIKYAIQTAALSSRWRFLWTSMPYLTISTLDAPDLSEFVNHVLSRRNDQIEVYSVNLSFHQQFSKELLKTILDYAFSHNVQKLTVACFLNGHIVFPLDLFRSRSLKYLRLSGSPAGPGNGNCIIFESTWELPALTTLRLDYILVDDKLHGISLFSKCAALKNLTINFFAVLESCNFTVCHSGLSNLTLENGWFTLNFVNVVAPQLKNLTLRSCYIEHMITAPNLVSLLFQSAHLLQFSTELRSLEKVDLRVYFADLWSGSRIAGLLQQLHNVKFLTLNLELVEPFSSYMESISLQPSPFSKLNSLKIYPVYVPSDDDAHMKITMSTKVLKYLLDGSPGATFKMISYEEVKEQQQKARAFENAVAAKNLIADLQEMLEKEKADIDAQTDRGKTPMECQEAAEQGKC comes from the exons ATGAGTAAAGCTAGAATGAATGTAGAAGATGATAGGCTAAGCATGCTGCCAGATGATCTTATCTATAGAATCCTCTCTCATATTAGCATTAAATATGCTATTCAAACCGCTGCCTTGTCTTCTAGATGGAGGTTTCTCTGGACTTCAATGCCCTATCTCACTATCTCAACTCTTGATGCCCCTGACTTATCTGAATTTGTTAACCATGTTCTGTCTCGCCGCAATGATCAAATAGAAGTCTATTCGGTCAACCTCAGTTTTCATCAACAGTTTAGTAAAGAGTTGCTGAAAACAATTCTTGACTATGCATTCTCCCACAATGTCCAAAAACTTACTGTTGCATGCTTTCTTAATGGGCACATTGTTTTCCCTCTTGATCTCTTTCGTTCTCGGTCTCTCAAATATCTCAGGTTGAGTGGATCCCCTGCTGGACCCGGTAATGGCAATTGCATTATCTTTGAATCAACTTGGGAGCTCCCGGCTCTAACGACGTTGCGTCTTGATTACATACTGGTTGATGATAAATTACACGGCATAAGTCTTTTCTCCAAGTGTGCAGCCTTAAAGAATCTTACCATAAATTTCTTTGCAGTGTTGGAATCATGTAACTTTACTGTTTGTCATTCTGGACTTTCTAATCTTACTCTTGAAAATGGATGGTTTACACTAAATTTTGTCAATGTGGTTGCACCTCAACTCAAGAATCTTACGTTACGAAGCTGCTACATCGAGCATATGATTACTGCACCCAATCTTGTCTCTTTGCTCTTCCAAAGTGCTCATCTTTTGCAGTTCTCTACAGAGTTGCGTTCTTTGGAGAAGGTGGATCTTCGTGTTTACTTTGCAGACTTGTGGAGCGGTAGTAGAATCGCTGGTCTGCTTCAACAGCTTCACAACGTCAAATTTCTTACACTGAACTTGGAGTTAGTCGAG CCTTTTTCTTCATACATGGAAAGCATCTCACTTCAACCTTCTCCGTTTTCTAAGTTAAATAGTTTAAAGATTTATCCAGTTTATGTACCCTCGGATGATGACGCACATATGAAAATAACAATGTCTACTAAGGTACTAAAGTATTTGCTAGATGGTTCTCCAGGTGCTACCTTCAAAATGATCTCATATGAG GAAGTCAAGGAACAGCAGCAGAAGGCTCGAGCTTTTGAAAATGCTGTAGCAGCAAAAAACCTTATAGCAGATTTGCAGGAGATGTTAGAGAAGGAGAAAGCTGATATTGATGCTCAAACGGATCGAGGGAAGACACCAATGGAGTGCCAAGAGGCAGCCGAACAAGGGAAgtgttga
- the LOC110915098 gene encoding mitochondrial import inner membrane translocase subunit TIM44-2, with protein sequence MATRKLVRDLVLRKQPLYQHLLAYKQVSTTASRFRLIGGANGRLMSREFSVFKEFSEKIKGEVNRNQELRKSVEELKEKTEELKGVKEDLKVRTKQTTEQLYKHVDGVWTEAEATAKKVSENLKEKVSAATEEVKETLGIGKQETSESASSSASGASAEKEGENDKQSASGEDTKQQSGYAESAGTIFSKVRSGVSYSYQKAKDAKVLDLAKKGYDIVKDELNGSSSKRKRAQAASTAASQANVERSDRTDITIVPVKQSPFSKKWEAFKAKMQGNPIFKRVSGISEPVMTKGQEIAEDMRERWETSDHPVVHKIQDINESVFRETDAAMSFKEIRQRDPYFSLPDFVSDVQEIVKPVLKAYIKGETEVLEKYCSPEIIERCKAEHQVCEMQGTFYDNKILHISEVDVRETKMMGDSPIIIVGFHTQQVYCVRDRLGEITDGGKDTIHTVHYMWAMQLTEAEEGSHMPVWKLRDMQQVGIRALI encoded by the exons ATGGCGACAAGAAAGCTGGTCCGAGACTTAGTTCTCCGTAAGCAGCCGCTGTATCAGCATCTTTTAGCTTACAAACAG GTTTCAACAACAGCTTCGAGGTTTAGGTTAATTGGTGGTGCGAATGGAAGGTTAATGTCTCGTGAATTCAGTGTGTTTAAGGAGTTTTCGGAGAAGATTAAAGGTGAAGTGAACAG AAATCAGGAGCTTCGAAAATCTGTAGAAGAATTGAAGGAAAAAACTGAAGAGCTTAAAGGGGTGAAAGAAGATCTAAAAGTTAG AACGAAGCAGACAACGGAGCAGCTTTACAAGCATGTGGATGGCGTGTGGACCGAAGCCGAAGCTACAGCAAAAAAG GTTTCCGAGAATCTTAAGGAAAAGGTTTCTGCTGCTACGGAGGAG GTGAAAGAAACGCTAGGAATTGGGAAGCAGGAGACCTCAGAATCTGCCAGCTCATCAGCTAGCGGTGCTTCGGCAGAAAAAGAAGGCGAGAATGATAAACAATCAGCAAGTGGAGAAGATACGAAACAGCAATCCGGGTATGCTGAATCAGCAGGAACGATATTTAGCAAGGTTCGGTCTGGAGTTTCATATTCCTATCAAAAGGCCAAAGATGCAAAGGTCCTTGATTTGGCCAAAAAGGGTTATGACATTGTGAAAGACGAGTTAAATGGTAGCTCGAGTAAAAGGAAACGGGCCCAAGCCGCCTCTACTGCTGCCTCTCAAGCTAATGTTGAAAGAAGCGATAGAACAGATATCACCATTGTGCCTGTAAAACAGTCACCGTTTAGCAAGAAATGGGAGGCGTTCAAGGCGAAA ATGCAAGGTAATCCAATCTTTAAGCGCGTTAGCGGCATCAGTGAACCTGTCATGACAAAGGGTCAAGAG ATTGCAGAAGATATGCGTGAAAGATGGGAGACTAGTGATCATCCTGTAGTTCATAAAATCCAGGA TATTAATGAAAGTGTTTTTAGAGAGACAGATGCTGCAATGTCTTTTAAGGAAATTCGTCAGCGTGACCC GTATTTCTCTTTACCTGACTTTGTATCCGACGTCCAAGAAATTGTGAAACCCGTCCTCAAGGCCTACATAaaa GGAGAAACCGAGGTACTTGAGAAATATTGTTCCCCTGAAATAATTGAGAGATGTAAAGCCGAACATCAAGTTTGTGAGATGCAGGGCACTTTTTATGACAACAAG ATATTACATATATCTGAAGTCGACGTAAGAGAGACCAAAATGATGGGCGACAGTCCTATAATTATTGTCGGG TTTCATACACAACAGGTGTATTGTGTACGAGATAGACTTGGTGAAATAACAGATGGAGGCAAG GATACTATCCACACGGTTCATTATATGTGGGCAATGCAGCTTACGGAGGCAGAAGAAGGTTCTCATATGCCAGTTTGGAAGCTTAGAGATATGCAACAAGTTGGCATCCGGGCGCTCATTTGA